In the Triticum aestivum cultivar Chinese Spring chromosome 2B, IWGSC CS RefSeq v2.1, whole genome shotgun sequence genome, TAAATTCGGTTGACCAAACAGCATCTCCCCAAAGTTTTGAGAGAAATACACCAAATGTCGAGTTTAATATCTCTGCATCAATGAAGAGCGATGATAAAATTAGCGAGCTTGCTGATGCCAAAAGCCTGAGAGACGAAGCAATAAAACATGTGGATAGACCAGACTCTATACTTGCTCAGATGAAGTGCAGCCTTTCTTCAGCCAGTCCAAAACTGCTAAATGGAGGCACAGACTCAGCACCTGGAACTGCAAATAGTCCTTTCTCAAGCAGGGGAATTGCATTTGACGCAGCAACAGTTTCTGATCTGGGGGAAAATTCCACTGGATCTCGACTCACTAAAGCTAATGGTAAAGTAAACAGCGATGTTATTGTGAATCTTATGGAGACGCAGAAGTCTGACTCTTCTAAAAAGAAGCTGTTGAGCTATAGGAGGACTTCTTTGAAGCTTGCAAGGTCTTCTGAAGCAGAAAAACTTCCTGAAATTTTTGATAATGAGACGAAGGTAGAGTTACCAGCTAAAGCAAAGGAACTGGCACAGCATGAAGCAGCGGCAGAGAAGGAACGTGCTATAAGCCCTTCTATTAACTCTGAAGTTGAAAAAACAATTTCAAGTTTCTCTCATCAAGATCAGAATGTAGCAACGAGTAATGCATCACAGGTTAATAGCATGGAAGCGGTAGCTATGGACTTGCAGCATGACAAGGAGGTTTCTCATGCAACCATGGAAGCAGGTGCTAGGAAAGTATCGACTTCTAGAGTGAAGAATGCTGGTGCTAAGAGGCTTCGGAGTGCTACAAATGGTAGACGCCGATCACCTGCACGTTGTAAAAATGAGTCCAAGTCTAAGCATGGTATCGAGGCAGTTCTTTCTCATGAAAACATAGAAGCAGAAAAAGGAAATAATTGTACCAGTCCGAATGCTGCTGAATGTAGAATATCCTTTCCTGAAGAAATCCTGAGAAGTAGAGCAGACACAATTGCCAAGAACTCACTGAATGCCAACAGTGAGATGAATGATGTGCTAGCGGCTTCAAAGCTGGAGTTTGCTAATGTGATTTCAAGGGGAAGTAGCCCTAAAAAACTTCCAAGCGGCACAACTGATGATCAATTTCAAAGAGGTTCATCTGAGAAGGTGGCATATGCCATAGCAAGGAGTGCTGTTCCAGAAGTTTCCCAGCCTGCTGACATTAAGATGACTGATGAACCAACCGCTGATAAAGCCAAGGCAGTATCTTTGAAGTCGAATTTTTGTGATGCAGTTCCCCAAGCTTCCACTGAAAAGCTTCAAAGCACTGCAAGTGCTGATAACCATGAAACATGCGCTCCTGATGGAGTACCAAAGAACAGAGTGCGCAAAGGAGTTGCGAAGAGGAAAATTTCTGCCACACAACAGTATGTATCTGGTAGTGAACCTTGTAACACTGGTGGTGTCTTCCCATCTGAAGCTGAAGTTGACACAATCAAGAGGGCTGCAGAGTGCTCAACAAATGCTGACAAGGCAATGGCGGATAAGGATGTCCAGAGTGCTAATAAGGATGGTACAGCAAATGAAGTTGGATCATTTTGCAAAGATTCCTTTGAGGACATATCGGAAGATGCGCAAAAAATAAAGCCGTGGAGCAGCAAAAAGAAAAAGGTTGCAGATGTGATGGATGTTTCTACTCACCATGAGAAGGAGAATGTACCATCCAAAGATGTGCAAAACAAAAAGCCCAGGAGCAGCAGAAAGAAGAAAGTTGCAGATGCAGTGGATGGTTTTACTGACCATAACAAGGAGAATGTACCATCCAAAGATGTGCAAAACACAAAGCCAAGGAGCAGCAAAAAGAAAAAAGTTGCAGGTGCAATGGATGGTTCTACTGACCATAACAAGGAGAATGTACCATCCAATGCTGATCTCTCTCCTAAATCAAAATATGGAAATACCTGTGTAAGTTCCAAATGTATCACAAAATCGGTTCAGAATGGGAAAGATGTGCCTGGTGACCACAGTATAAGAGAAGGAAATGATTGCACAACCTTGGCCTTGTTGGAACCAACATGGTTTATTTTAAGCGGGCATGGCTTACTGAGGAAGGATTGTATGTCGATACTTAGGCGCCTGAAGGGTAGAGTATGCAGGGGTTCACATCAGTGGTCTTTCCAAGCGACACATTTTATCGCACCCGAGCTCCGCAGAACCGAAAAATTCTTTGCAGCTGCTGCAGCTGGGAGGTGAATCTCTTGCCATATGAGCTGTTTCAGAGGCTTCATGTTTTAGTTATTTATACCTTGTTCTTGTGGGCTAGATTTCTCTTTCAGAAAAGAGTTGTACATAGTCACTTGTCCCTTTTTCCATTTCACGACATCTGAATGTTTTTGCCTTTCTGAAAGATCAGGTGGATACTCAAGTCTGATTACTTGAGTGCTTGCAATGAGGCTGGCAAGTTTGTAGAGGAAGAACCATTTGAGTGGCACGGTGATGGCCCTAACAACGGCGACACAATAAGTTTGGATGCTCCAAGGAAATGGCGGCAACTAAGGGAACGTACTGGACATGGTGCCTTCCACGGGATGAAGATCATCATATATGGAGAGTGCATTTCTCCATCATTGGTAAGGCTGTTTGGACACACACTTGTTTATCTGATAAGCATCTTGGTAACTTTGTAATGCTGCAGTTCTATATATGCACTTTTGTCTGATACGCCTTTCATTTTCTAAACAGGACACACTGAAGCGTGCGGTGAAGGCCGGTGATGGCACCATCTTAGCAACCTCCCCACCTTACACCCGGGTACTGAAACATGGCGCCAGTTTTGTGGTCGTATCAGCAGGCGTGCCGGGCACAGACGCATGGGTCCAGGAGTTCGTGAGCCACGACATCCCCTGCATCAGCGCGGACTACCTGGTGGAGTACGTGTGCAAGCCCGGCCACCCTCTGAACAAGCACGTCCTCTTCAACATGCACGACCTGGCAGACAGGTCCCTGCAGAAGCTACAGCGTTCTCAGCAAGGTGAACTTGGCGGCGCCGGCACTGCAGAGGCGGCAGCTGGGGGAGGCGACCCCGAAATAAGCTGTTCTGCTTGCGGATCGAGCAACCGGGAAGGAGCCGTCATGTTGATATGCCGCGGCAGCAGCGAGGGGAGCAAGGCTGGCTGCGGCGCTGGGATGCATGCCGATTGCCTGAACCCGCAGCCTGGAGCTAGTGCTGCTCTGGATGGTGAGTGGTTGTGCCCCAAGTGCGACGACGGGCGTGTGAAAGCGAAACCACCTcctaagaagaaggccaagaaaggtGGCAGCAGATCAGGAAAGCCCAAGCGCAAATGACCATTGTGGCTCTGTTGGTGCTGTTTTATTTTTGGCGAGGACTGTCGCTGCTgtgttactactactactatatatactagtagactgcccgtgcgattgccacgggctcttgaaatagtttgcaagAGTTACATGTTAACTTTTTAAGGTCTCGTCCCGCCATAGATCCAGAACCCCACCACTGATTCTACCCCGCCtaggccgccgcctgccgccgcgctGCCCCATCGCGTTCGCCTCCGCCCCGACCCCGCCCGCCTCCTctctgttagaataaatccgagtccataccgttgatcatccgaggaccaagcaatcacatgagcacgacaccgagatttgttaacgaggttcaccgatatggctacatccccggggcctgactacaggcgctcctccccgtgacaccgtcacaataccgcacaccggccacccgggcgccggcatatgccgccggctcccccttgcgcgcctgtgctattatgttggcataggttacatcgtgtgtctacccccgctatataagagaggcctaggatacaagtgtcctattagaacacgactccatatcctatctaaacacaatactactcagagtccaactgtaacctaccttgtacacaatattcgacacaactctaacaaactccaccttggcgaatattctccaccaccttgaattcgtccatgtgtcaaacttccatgtacattggacttgagcttctCCCGTGAGcatcgctgctactccaaagactccatgtgactccacctgcgacttgtagtcccttcttttcttgaccacagtcaacactcgagcaaaattaagttccttgttactctagtttgtgctcccaactttcagagtatcagtccaacgccatcacacaccgatcactgacctgcgtgaaagtgaacaactcacatattgggtgtcgcacacaagagttacctgaactcaacatcaccgctcctttcttgaccacatgtctgaaacttgaaggaatttcaccgttgcttgtagtcatcccgagtcaaattcgcagttgtctcaccacatgtatgaccaccagagccctggcccatctccatgtcccgtgcataccgcacgcctcgccgctattaccgcgtcgagcctccgctgtcctggtTGAGTCTCAAGGGTCGTGAAACCACACCACTCaccccccactgcagagtaccaccgatcatcaccgaccgatgacgagtttcacgcttccatcagaccactgggctccagtccaaattacgtgtccctcgcttttttcgctgaataggcttcgactctctgatCTCTTACGCCGTAGCCTCTCAATCAGGACCGAGTGAAGTCttccagactccagctccaccttcaacatgactccatgatgGTTGTACGTGCCATCCCGCGCCCTGTTGACTCCAAGCTTCACGTGTAcaccatcttgaatcaaccccgcgccatagtcttgtcgaagccacacaagcctcgGGCCTGCGCCGCGTGTTTCCACGCCTAGAAGTCAGTCACCAtcggcatcacgctcctatgtcgttatcgctgatcccaccaccgtcttctataccaaccgacttgcgtcgatccgtcagactgcctagtccgacccagccgaactcgtTCGACTGTACGACACGCTGCAGGCTCCCAAATTGTCTTCCGtgaatttccatccatcacatgataattccatcttagctgacGTGATTTCCCGCAATACCTTCAAACATCTCTGTTGTGCCAACAAATCCGAGCTATCAACGCCATGCCCAAGTACACGAACAGCCTCCGCATACCAATAGCAATTTCCAACCAAAAAAGTTTTGGTCTTCTCACGTAGATCCCTTGACACAAACTTTTAATGCTGGCTACTTGCCTTTGCCTTGCCAACGTCTACACAAGTTCTACTTCTGATGGATACGTATCGCTTCATTAGCTCCTGCCTGAACGCACCACACCACGACAGGTATTCACCAGGtgttctttttcttcga is a window encoding:
- the LOC123043588 gene encoding BRCT domain-containing protein At4g02110 — encoded protein: MRPHDGAGAGDGDERLFAGVRFALVGFDPASESQYRSEMVRLGGADAGGHGAAGCTHVVVFGLVHDDPVCVAAREDGKKVVTELWVDDSLDAGVIADADRVLYKPVRDLDGIPGSQSLNICLTGYQKDGREDIMKMVTLMGAQFSKPLIAHKVTHLICYKFEGEKYELAKMVNINLVNHQWLEDCLKAWEILPIDNYNRSGWEQEMMEVQVQDSEDEAEDAGRGLSHSRSIARSVSVTGIRMGTHVDPDVRASVHGLTVSPGSSEITAGRHLGTPEQGSKDVCIMPLDVRADIQNTHNTNGVTNSADPEAHDSIHPPINSSSNGKAPGDHITRDETKDGDKRPLAASTLNTNGLTECADHLVHQATMVSPVPVVNKHNIDGEYLDNPCQFTGNNVSLLTSSAESLLKKALHSSCMSGNVDHKDDVPVADLAAKVGQANVEGTASLLKANLVSPGNSASKTTPILSYSRKRSRKSVSPGTNLNSVDQTASPQSFERNTPNVEFNISASMKSDDKISELADAKSLRDEAIKHVDRPDSILAQMKCSLSSASPKLLNGGTDSAPGTANSPFSSRGIAFDAATVSDLGENSTGSRLTKANGKVNSDVIVNLMETQKSDSSKKKLLSYRRTSLKLARSSEAEKLPEIFDNETKVELPAKAKELAQHEAAAEKERAISPSINSEVEKTISSFSHQDQNVATSNASQVNSMEAVAMDLQHDKEVSHATMEAGARKVSTSRVKNAGAKRLRSATNGRRRSPARCKNESKSKHGIEAVLSHENIEAEKGNNCTSPNAAECRISFPEEILRSRADTIAKNSLNANSEMNDVLAASKLEFANVISRGSSPKKLPSGTTDDQFQRGSSEKVAYAIARSAVPEVSQPADIKMTDEPTADKAKAVSLKSNFCDAVPQASTEKLQSTASADNHETCAPDGVPKNRVRKGVAKRKISATQQYVSGSEPCNTGGVFPSEAEVDTIKRAAECSTNADKAMADKDVQSANKDGTANEVGSFCKDSFEDISEDAQKIKPWSSKKKKVADVMDVSTHHEKENVPSKDVQNKKPRSSRKKKVADAVDGFTDHNKENVPSKDVQNTKPRSSKKKKVAGAMDGSTDHNKENVPSNADLSPKSKYGNTCVSSKCITKSVQNGKDVPGDHSIREGNDCTTLALLEPTWFILSGHGLLRKDCMSILRRLKGRVCRGSHQWSFQATHFIAPELRRTEKFFAAAAAGRWILKSDYLSACNEAGKFVEEEPFEWHGDGPNNGDTISLDAPRKWRQLRERTGHGAFHGMKIIIYGECISPSLDTLKRAVKAGDGTILATSPPYTRVLKHGASFVVVSAGVPGTDAWVQEFVSHDIPCISADYLVEYVCKPGHPLNKHVLFNMHDLADRSLQKLQRSQQGELGGAGTAEAAAGGGDPEISCSACGSSNREGAVMLICRGSSEGSKAGCGAGMHADCLNPQPGASAALDGEWLCPKCDDGRVKAKPPPKKKAKKGGSRSGKPKRK